The stretch of DNA CCGGTCGAGCGCGCTGCGCCGCGCCACCTGGCGCTGGGCGGCGCCCACCTCGTCGCGCAGGGCGTGGACGGCCTCGTCCTGCTCGGCCACGAGCGAGCGCCGGCGCTGGATCAGGTCGATCAGCTCGCCCTTGCGAGGCGCGGCAGCCCGACGCACGTCGCGCGCCGACGTCACGGCCGTGACGAGCAGGAACCCGAGCACGGCACAGGCGACGGAGAGGAGGGGGGGCTGCGCGCGTCGCACGCCTCCATTCTCCTTCGCCGGACGAACTTGAAGAACAGGCAAATGCGTCTCCCGGTCGGCCCCGGCCGAGCCGGTGCGCCGCCTCGGCCCGCTACAGGGCCCGGAGGAGGTTGGTGGCGGTGTCCTTCGGGCTCACCTTGTACCAGGCCTCGGCGACGATCCCCTTCTCGTCGACGAGAAAGGCCGAGCGGATGATGCCCATGTACTTCCTGCCGTACATGCTCTTCTCTCCCCACACCCCGTACGCCTCCGCGACCGCGTGGTCGGAGTCGGACAGGAGGGGAAAGCCCAGGCCGTACTTGAGGTCGAACCTCGCCTGGGCGGCGGGGGTGTCGGGGCTGATGCCGACCACGGCGGTGCCGCCGAGGTCGCTGAGCACGTCCCGCACCCCGCACGACTGGGCCGTGCACCCCGGGGTGTCGGCCCTGGGGTAGAAGTAGAGGAAGTGCCGGTCCCGGCGCTCCTTCAATGACTTCTCGAGGGAGAACTTCTCGCCATTCTGGTCGAGGAGCGTGAAGTCAGGGGCCTTGTCACCTGGCTTCAGCGGAGGCATTTCACCACCCTATTCTCAGTGCCCTCGCCGCAGGTCGTGCGACCAACCATGCGGCACCGGTGCAAGCGCCGCGATCAATGCGACGGAACGGAGACCACCAGTTCGGGATCGGGCAGGGCGCGCGGGCCGACGATCGCCTCGAAGTAGCAGCCGAACGTCTCGAGCGTGTCGAAGTCACCTGTCCTGTGCGCGGCTCGTTGTCGGGCAGTGGCGAACGCGAGTGACCGGTCACGTGCTAGCGGGTGCGACGCCCGCCCGAGGCGGCGGCCACGGGGCGGGGCACCGGCGGTGGCTGCGCGTCGGCGGGGTCCCAGGCGGTCAGGTCGGCCAGGCGCTTGTCGTTGGAGAACACCTCGACGAAGGGCTGGCGCACGCCGATCCGCTTCTGGAGGCGCTCCACCTCGAGCTCCTGGTCCCACAGCACGAGGGTGACCACGACGCCCTCGACGCCCGCCCTGGCCGTGCGGCCGGAGCGGTGCAGGTAGGCCTTGTGGTCCTCGGGGGGGTCGTAGTGGATGACCACGTCGATGCCCTCGACGTGGATCCCGCGGGCGGCGACGTCGGTGGCGACCAGCACGGGGAGCTTGCCGGCGGTGAAGTCCCGCAGCGCCTTCTCCCGCTGCTGCTGGCGCAGGTCACCGTGGATGACGCCGACCTTGAGCCCCTCCCGCTCGAGCTGGGCGGCCAGGCGGTCGGCGCCCCGCTTCGTGCGGGCGAACACGAGCGTGCGCTTCTGGGTCCGGGCGACGGCGGCGGCGACCTTCGGCTTGTCCATCTGGTGGACCTTGAGGAACCGGTGGCTCATCTCCTCCACCGTCGCCTGGTCCGACTCCACCTCGTGACGCACCGGGTGCTTGAGGTACATCTTCACGACGTGGTCGACGTCGCCGTCGAGGGTGGCCGAGAACAGCAGCGTCTGGTGGTCGCTCTGGATGCGGCGGAGGAACCACTCGACCTG from Acidimicrobiales bacterium encodes:
- the bcp gene encoding thioredoxin-dependent thiol peroxidase, giving the protein MPPLKPGDKAPDFTLLDQNGEKFSLEKSLKERRDRHFLYFYPRADTPGCTAQSCGVRDVLSDLGGTAVVGISPDTPAAQARFDLKYGLGFPLLSDSDHAVAEAYGVWGEKSMYGRKYMGIIRSAFLVDEKGIVAEAWYKVSPKDTATNLLRAL
- a CDS encoding DEAD/DEAH box helicase, which gives rise to MTKTFAALGVSPDLVAALAKEGIEEPFPIQALTLPDALAGRDVCGKAKTGSGKTLAFGLALLELSKPSPPGQPDSLVLVPTRELAVQVAAVLSPLAAVRGRKVAAVYGGASMERQVAEVSSGADIVIATPGRLIDLGERGSVSVAGVKHVVLDEADRMADMGFLPQVEWFLRRIQSDHQTLLFSATLDGDVDHVVKMYLKHPVRHEVESDQATVEEMSHRFLKVHQMDKPKVAAAVARTQKRTLVFARTKRGADRLAAQLEREGLKVGVIHGDLRQQQREKALRDFTAGKLPVLVATDVAARGIHVEGIDVVIHYDPPEDHKAYLHRSGRTARAGVEGVVVTLVLWDQELEVERLQKRIGVRQPFVEVFSNDKRLADLTAWDPADAQPPPVPRPVAAASGGRRTR